The DNA sequence GCGCGTTCGGCGAAGTCGGCCGCGCCGGCCGCCGTCCACGCGTCGAACGCCCGCGCGTAGGCGTCGTCGGCTCCGGCGACGCCCTCGCTCAACGCCGTGGTCGCCGTCTCGAACGCGCGCTGCGCCGCCGCCACGCCCGTGCGGCGGGCCAGGTGGTCGCGCAACGACTCGCCCGGCCGGATCTCCGTCTCCTGGGTGAGGTGCGCGACCGCGCCACGCGCGGTGACGGTGCCGGAGTCCGGGGTCAGCTCACCGGCGAGCACGCGCAGCAACGTCGACTTGCCGACACCGTTGGGCGCGACCAGACCCACGCGTTCACCCGCGGGGACGTCGAGGTCGACCGCCGCGAGCACGGTCCTGGGGCCGAACGACAGCGTGACGTTCCTGGCTGTCAACACCGCCCGATCATCACACGGGCTCCGGCCGCGGGCACGCGGGTTTCGCACGACGATGCCCCGCCCTCCGGTGGTACGACCGGAGGGCGGGGCATCGTCTGTTCCCGAACTGACTGCCGCTCCCACCACGAAGCGACGAGACTTAGGTTAGCCTAACTTCTCCCACAGCACCAGCCCTGCGCACCAGACCCCGCGCGACGAGCTCCACGACCACCGCGATCGCCACGGCCTCCACCGCCAGCAACCCCAGCAGCACGACGAGCTGCAACGCCCCCGCCTGCCACACCGGCGCACCGCCCAGCAGCATCCCGACGAACGCCCCCGGCAGCGTCACCAGCCCGACCGTGCGCGTCTGGTCGAGCGCCGGGACCAACGCCTCCGCCGCCGGCCGCCGCACCAGCTCGCGCACCGCCACCGGCTCGGTGAACCCCAGCGCCAGCGCCGCCTCGAACTCGCCGCGCCGGTCCCGCACGGTGTCCAACGCCCGCCGCACGGACAACGTGGTCGCGGTCATCGCCCCGCCGATGAGGATGCCGCCGACCGGTACCAACGCGATCCCCCGCACCGGCACCAGCCCGCTCGCCACCAGCGCCACCAGCGCGGGCACCGTCCCGCCGAGGATCGCCGCCCCCACCCACAGGCCGCGCCGACCGGTCTTCGTGCGCGCCGCCGACGTCCCCGTGGCGACACCGGCCATCAGCACCAGGAACGCCGCCGTCCACGGCAGTGACGCGAGAACCGCGGTGATCACCGCCGACACCGCGGCCAACTGCGCGGTCGCCCGCACCGCCGCCCGGACGACGGGCCGCGGCGACGCCAACCGGGCCCACCACACCACCGCGCCCGC is a window from the Saccharothrix saharensis genome containing:
- a CDS encoding ABC transporter permease, whose amino-acid sequence is MVIATDWVRLLVVCSIFTAVAGAVVWWARLASPRPVVRAAVRATAQLAAVSAVITAVLASLPWTAAFLVLMAGVATGTSAARTKTGRRGLWVGAAILGGTVPALVALVASGLVPVRGIALVPVGGILIGGAMTATTLSVRRALDTVRDRRGEFEAALALGFTEPVAVRELVRRPAAEALVPALDQTRTVGLVTLPGAFVGMLLGGAPVWQAGALQLVVLLGLLAVEAVAIAVVVELVARGLVRRAGAVGEVRLT